Proteins encoded by one window of Chitinivorax sp. PXF-14:
- a CDS encoding N-acetylmuramoyl-L-alanine amidase, whose translation MSDSLEPLTGNGQIDPNRRSLLKAGAATLLLSLTRIGMAADSAPIIAAVRVWPASDYTRVTIESNDTLTFKTMSVKNPERLVVDIEGVDMSRALETLGDKVESSDPFIQRLRAGRFKPGVVRLVLDLKTEVKPQVFTIPPVGEYQHRLVIDLYSPASAETLLGSAARNETKPRQEEPRQARNDKPAEPRANDKADTDEPVDRRKLQVDRLITVVIDPGHGGEDPGAIGANGTREKDIVLSVAKKLKETLEKNPNVRVVLTRDEDVFIPLAGRVAKARKLNADLFVSVHADAFLRPEARGSSVFALSEKGATSTAAKWLATKENNADLIGGVKLVGVKDPYLAHTLFDLTQTATLNDSLKLAKAVLGEIGNINTLHRGAVEQAGFAVLKAPDIPSILVETAFISNPEEEKKLLDEAYQYKMAQAIGSGIKRYFAKNPPLARTKLA comes from the coding sequence ATGTCTGACAGCCTTGAACCACTGACCGGCAACGGCCAGATCGACCCAAACCGCCGCAGCCTGCTCAAGGCTGGCGCCGCCACCCTGCTGCTGTCGCTGACGCGTATCGGCATGGCGGCCGATAGCGCCCCGATCATCGCGGCCGTGCGCGTCTGGCCGGCGAGCGACTACACGCGCGTCACCATCGAATCGAACGACACGCTCACCTTCAAGACGATGTCGGTAAAGAATCCGGAGCGCCTGGTCGTCGACATCGAGGGCGTGGACATGAGCCGTGCGCTGGAGACCCTGGGCGACAAGGTGGAGAGCAGCGACCCGTTCATCCAGCGGCTGCGCGCGGGCCGCTTCAAACCCGGCGTGGTGCGCCTGGTGCTCGACCTCAAGACCGAGGTCAAACCACAGGTGTTCACCATCCCGCCGGTCGGCGAATACCAGCACCGCCTGGTGATCGACCTCTACTCCCCAGCCAGCGCGGAAACCCTGCTCGGCAGCGCTGCCCGCAACGAGACCAAGCCGCGCCAGGAAGAGCCCAGGCAGGCGCGCAACGACAAGCCCGCCGAACCGCGCGCCAATGACAAGGCCGACACCGACGAGCCGGTGGACCGCCGCAAGCTGCAGGTCGACCGTCTGATCACCGTGGTGATCGACCCCGGCCACGGCGGCGAAGACCCCGGCGCGATCGGCGCCAACGGCACGCGCGAGAAGGACATCGTGCTGTCGGTGGCGAAGAAGCTCAAGGAAACACTGGAAAAGAACCCGAACGTGCGCGTGGTGCTGACACGCGACGAGGATGTGTTCATCCCGCTCGCCGGCCGTGTGGCCAAGGCGCGCAAGCTCAATGCCGACCTGTTCGTGTCGGTGCACGCCGATGCCTTCCTGCGCCCCGAGGCGCGCGGCAGCTCGGTGTTCGCGCTGTCCGAGAAAGGCGCCACGAGCACCGCGGCCAAATGGCTGGCCACCAAGGAAAACAATGCCGACCTGATCGGCGGCGTGAAGCTCGTCGGCGTGAAGGACCCCTACCTTGCCCACACGCTGTTCGACCTGACCCAGACCGCCACGCTCAACGACAGCCTGAAGCTCGCCAAGGCCGTGCTGGGCGAGATCGGCAACATCAACACCCTGCACCGCGGCGCGGTCGAGCAGGCGGGCTTCGCCGTGCTGAAGGCGCCCGACATCCCGTCGATTCTGGTCGAGACCGCCTTCATCTCGAACCCGGAAGAAGAAAAGAAGCTGCTCGACGAGGCCTACCAGTACAAGATGGCGCAGGCCATCGGCTCCGGCATCAAGCGCTACTTCGCCAAGAACCCACCGCTGGCGCGCACCAAGCTGGCCTGA
- the tsaE gene encoding tRNA (adenosine(37)-N6)-threonylcarbamoyltransferase complex ATPase subunit type 1 TsaE, giving the protein MHTNDDTRHPSACLRTLADEAATLACGRELARVLRPGLTIYLVGDLGAGKTTLTRGILRGLGFEGKVKSPTYTLVEPYVVSSLYLYHFDLYRFSDPLEWEDAGFRDYFNPESLCLVEWPDKAAGLLPPADLTIALEVAGEGREICIAAHTSLGEACLTALNH; this is encoded by the coding sequence ATGCATACGAACGATGATACCCGTCACCCATCGGCTTGCCTACGCACGCTCGCCGACGAGGCCGCCACCCTGGCCTGCGGCCGCGAGTTGGCGCGCGTCCTGCGCCCGGGGCTGACGATCTATCTCGTCGGCGACCTCGGCGCGGGCAAGACCACGCTCACGCGCGGCATCCTGCGCGGCCTGGGTTTCGAGGGCAAAGTGAAGAGCCCGACCTACACCTTGGTTGAACCTTACGTAGTTTCTAGCTTATACTTGTATCACTTTGATTTGTATAGATTCAGCGATCCACTTGAATGGGAGGACGCGGGCTTCAGGGACTATTTCAATCCCGAGTCGCTCTGCCTCGTCGAGTGGCCAGACAAAGCCGCCGGCCTGCTGCCCCCCGCCGATCTGACGATAGCGCTCGAGGTGGCGGGAGAAGGCCGGGAAATTTGCATCGCTGCACACACATCGCTCGGGGAAGCATGTCTGACAGCCTTGAACCACTGA
- the queG gene encoding tRNA epoxyqueuosine(34) reductase QueG: MAAIKASIKTWAREFGFQEAGVAGVDLADAEPGLLAWLEAGYHGEMDYMAKHGLKRARPAELVPGTVSVIACRMNYAAADGRDPQAALDDPQAAYISRYALGRDYHKLLRNRLQKLAERIAAEIGPYGFRAFTDSAPVLEVELGTRAGNGWRGKHTLLLSREAGSMFFLGEIFTDLPLPPDAPQAEHCGRCTRCIEICPTQAIVAPYTVDARRCISYLTIELHGAIPAELRPMIGNRVYGCDDCQLVCPWNRFAQHTEQPDFAIRNGLDRASLIELFAWSEAEFNERMVGSPIYRIGYERWLRNLAVGLGNAPASEPVVAALQARAADASALVREHVGWALARHGEPQIADADHP, encoded by the coding sequence ATGGCGGCGATCAAGGCCAGCATCAAGACATGGGCGCGTGAGTTTGGTTTCCAGGAAGCCGGCGTGGCGGGTGTGGATCTCGCCGATGCCGAGCCGGGGCTGCTCGCATGGCTCGAGGCCGGGTATCACGGCGAGATGGATTATATGGCAAAACACGGGCTGAAACGGGCCCGGCCGGCCGAGCTGGTGCCAGGCACGGTCTCTGTCATCGCCTGCCGCATGAACTATGCCGCCGCCGATGGGCGCGACCCGCAAGCCGCGCTCGACGACCCGCAGGCCGCCTACATCTCGCGCTACGCACTGGGGCGCGACTACCACAAGTTGCTGCGTAACCGCCTGCAGAAGCTGGCCGAGCGCATCGCCGCCGAGATCGGCCCCTATGGCTTCCGCGCCTTCACCGATTCGGCGCCGGTGCTCGAGGTGGAGCTCGGCACGCGCGCCGGCAACGGCTGGCGCGGCAAGCATACGCTGCTGTTGAGCCGAGAGGCGGGCTCGATGTTCTTCCTGGGCGAGATTTTCACCGATCTGCCGCTGCCGCCCGATGCGCCGCAGGCCGAGCATTGCGGCCGCTGCACCCGCTGCATCGAGATCTGCCCGACCCAGGCCATCGTTGCGCCGTACACCGTCGATGCGCGGCGCTGTATCTCCTACCTGACCATCGAATTGCATGGTGCGATACCGGCCGAGTTGCGGCCGATGATAGGCAACCGTGTCTACGGCTGCGACGATTGCCAGCTTGTCTGCCCCTGGAACCGCTTCGCGCAACACACCGAGCAGCCCGATTTCGCGATCCGCAACGGGCTGGACCGGGCCTCGCTGATCGAGCTGTTCGCCTGGAGCGAGGCCGAATTCAACGAGCGCATGGTCGGCAGCCCGATCTACCGGATCGGTTACGAACGCTGGCTGCGCAACCTGGCCGTGGGGCTCGGCAATGCGCCGGCCAGCGAGCCCGTGGTGGCGGCCCTGCAGGCACGTGCCGCGGACGCATCCGCGCTGGTGCGCGAGCATGTCGGCTGGGCGCTCGCACGGCATGGCGAGCCACAAATTGCCGATGCCGACCATCCATGA
- the murI gene encoding glutamate racemase, translating to MSSQASAPIGVFDSGVGGLTVVRALMERLPFEDIVYFGDTARVPYGVKSVDTIKHFTAQITEFLLEKRVKMLIIACNTMAAVAADVVKRLADVPVLDVIEAGARSAVAVTKSNAIGVIGTPTTINSNAYARNIHLLNSATRVYSQACPLFVPLVEEGWLDHPVTRLTAHEYLRPVFVEQIDTLVLGCTHYPLLKPLLQEVAGPHITLVDSATAMAEQTAQLLGEQGLANDKRHAPDYRFFVTDIPLRFQTIGERFLGRSLAQVEMVKWN from the coding sequence ATGTCATCACAAGCTAGCGCCCCGATCGGGGTGTTCGATTCCGGCGTGGGCGGGCTGACCGTGGTCCGCGCCCTGATGGAGCGGCTGCCGTTCGAGGATATCGTCTACTTCGGCGACACGGCCCGCGTTCCATATGGCGTGAAATCAGTCGACACCATCAAGCATTTCACTGCGCAGATCACCGAGTTCCTGCTGGAAAAACGCGTGAAGATGCTGATCATCGCCTGCAACACCATGGCGGCGGTCGCGGCCGACGTGGTCAAGCGCCTGGCCGACGTGCCGGTGCTCGACGTGATCGAGGCCGGCGCACGCAGCGCGGTTGCGGTGACGAAATCCAACGCGATCGGCGTCATCGGCACGCCGACCACGATCAATAGCAATGCCTACGCACGCAACATCCACCTGCTCAACTCCGCCACGCGCGTCTATTCCCAGGCCTGCCCGCTGTTCGTGCCGCTGGTGGAAGAGGGCTGGCTCGATCACCCGGTGACGCGGCTGACCGCGCACGAGTACCTGCGCCCGGTGTTCGTCGAGCAGATCGATACGCTGGTGCTCGGCTGCACCCACTATCCCTTGCTCAAGCCGCTGTTGCAGGAAGTCGCCGGCCCGCACATCACGCTCGTCGATTCGGCCACGGCGATGGCCGAGCAAACGGCGCAGTTGCTGGGCGAGCAGGGGCTGGCCAACGACAAGCGCCATGCACCCGACTACCGCTTCTTCGTGACCGATATCCCGCTGCGCTTCCAGACCATCGGCGAGCGTTTCCTGGGGCGTTCGCTGGCGCAGGTCGAAATGGTCAAATGGAACTGA
- the purB gene encoding adenylosuccinate lyase, whose product MNLSALTALSPLDGRYQSQVNGLRPHFSEYALFHNRIRVEVEWLKALAAESAIGEIAPFSAATIEQLDYVVAHFSEADAEQVKAIESRTNHDVKAIEYWLKERLSDNPEVIRASEFIHFACTSEDINNLSHALMLKAGRDTVLLPQLDAILHKMTEIAHDLADVPMMSRTHGQPATPSTMGKEFANVVYRLRRQREQIAGVQLLGKINGAVGNYNAHLSAYPDFDWEGFAKRFVESLGLSFNPYTIQIEPHDYMAELYDAIARANTILIDLDRDVWGYISLGFFKQKVKKDEVGSSTMPHKVNPIDFENSEGNLGLANAVLRHLAEKLPISRWQRDLTDSTVLRNMGVAIGYTMLGLVALARGLNKLEANPQRMADDLDNNWEVLAEPIQTVMRRYGVPNPYEQLKELTRGKGGISKEALHAFIGDLAIPQDAKARLIEMTPWSYIGKAAELARRI is encoded by the coding sequence ATGAATCTATCCGCGCTCACTGCTCTGTCGCCGCTGGACGGCCGTTATCAATCGCAGGTCAACGGCCTGCGTCCGCATTTCAGCGAGTATGCGCTGTTCCATAACCGCATCAGGGTGGAGGTCGAGTGGCTGAAGGCGCTCGCCGCCGAAAGCGCAATCGGCGAGATCGCTCCGTTCTCGGCCGCGACCATCGAGCAGCTCGACTATGTCGTGGCGCATTTCAGCGAAGCCGACGCCGAGCAGGTCAAGGCCATCGAATCGCGCACCAACCATGATGTGAAGGCGATCGAGTACTGGCTCAAGGAGCGCCTCTCCGACAACCCTGAGGTGATCCGCGCCAGCGAGTTCATCCACTTCGCCTGCACCTCGGAAGACATCAACAACTTGAGCCACGCGCTGATGCTGAAGGCCGGCCGCGACACGGTGCTGCTGCCCCAGCTCGACGCGATCCTGCACAAGATGACCGAGATCGCCCACGATCTCGCCGATGTGCCGATGATGTCGCGCACGCACGGCCAGCCGGCCACGCCCTCCACCATGGGCAAGGAATTCGCCAACGTCGTCTACCGCCTGCGCCGCCAGCGTGAGCAGATCGCCGGCGTGCAGTTGCTGGGCAAGATCAACGGCGCCGTCGGCAACTACAACGCCCACCTGTCCGCCTACCCTGACTTCGACTGGGAAGGCTTCGCCAAGCGCTTCGTCGAGAGCCTCGGGCTGAGCTTCAACCCCTACACGATCCAGATCGAGCCACACGATTACATGGCCGAGTTGTACGATGCCATCGCCCGCGCCAACACCATCCTGATCGACCTTGACCGCGACGTGTGGGGCTATATCTCGCTGGGCTTCTTCAAGCAGAAGGTCAAGAAGGATGAAGTCGGCAGCTCGACCATGCCGCACAAGGTCAACCCGATCGACTTCGAGAACTCCGAGGGCAACCTCGGCCTCGCCAACGCCGTGCTGCGCCATCTCGCCGAGAAGCTGCCGATCAGCCGCTGGCAGCGCGACCTGACCGACTCCACGGTGCTGCGCAATATGGGCGTGGCCATCGGCTACACCATGCTCGGCCTCGTTGCGCTCGCGCGCGGCCTGAACAAGCTCGAAGCCAACCCGCAGCGCATGGCAGACGACCTCGACAACAACTGGGAAGTGCTGGCCGAGCCGATCCAGACCGTGATGCGCCGCTACGGCGTGCCCAACCCCTACGAACAGCTCAAGGAGCTGACTCGTGGCAAGGGCGGCATCAGCAAGGAGGCGCTGCATGCCTTCATCGGCGACCTGGCCATTCCGCAGGATGCCAAGGCACGCCTGATCGAGATGACGCCATGGAGCTACATCGGCAAGGCCGCCGAGCTGGCCAGGCGCATCTGA
- a CDS encoding Rrf2 family transcriptional regulator, whose protein sequence is MQLTRFTDLGLRVLMYLTHRDRDALVTIAEIAEQFAVPHNHLIKVVNRLGKLGWVHTLRGRSGGLRLAVVPAELTIGRVLRELEGSTELIDCAEPPCALRADCRLKAALDQGLRAFYVAMDAFTLASVVDAPTGDTIITLHRQYLALHR, encoded by the coding sequence ATGCAACTTACCCGCTTCACCGACCTGGGCTTGCGCGTCCTGATGTATCTCACCCACCGGGACCGCGACGCGCTGGTGACCATCGCCGAGATTGCCGAGCAGTTTGCCGTGCCGCACAACCATCTGATCAAGGTGGTCAACCGCTTGGGCAAGCTGGGCTGGGTCCACACGCTGCGTGGCCGCAGCGGCGGCTTGCGGCTGGCGGTGGTGCCGGCCGAGCTGACCATCGGCCGGGTGTTGCGCGAGCTCGAAGGCAGCACCGAACTCATCGATTGCGCCGAGCCGCCGTGCGCGTTGCGCGCCGACTGCCGTCTGAAGGCCGCACTCGACCAGGGCCTGCGTGCCTTCTATGTCGCCATGGATGCGTTCACGCTGGCCAGCGTGGTCGACGCGCCGACCGGCGACACCATCATCACCCTGCATCGCCAGTATCTGGCGCTGCATCGTTAG
- a CDS encoding group III truncated hemoglobin — protein MQDIAELIGHDAVAHVVDRFYDRIQQHPSLGPVFSVVDDWPEHKARLTLFWWVTLGGARYRDYRYSVAERHMEAGFTPALLGDWLALFRDTIEATLPAEQAAPWLARAERIGESLVLMHEHMQGQMPAER, from the coding sequence GTGCAGGACATCGCCGAACTGATCGGCCATGATGCCGTGGCCCACGTGGTCGATCGCTTCTATGACCGCATCCAGCAACACCCGAGCCTGGGCCCGGTCTTCTCCGTGGTGGACGACTGGCCGGAGCACAAGGCCCGGCTCACCCTCTTCTGGTGGGTCACGCTCGGCGGGGCGCGCTACCGCGACTATCGCTACAGCGTCGCCGAGCGCCATATGGAAGCCGGCTTCACACCGGCCCTGCTGGGCGACTGGCTGGCCTTGTTCCGCGACACCATCGAGGCCACGCTGCCGGCCGAACAGGCTGCGCCATGGCTGGCGCGCGCCGAGCGCATCGGCGAATCGCTGGTGCTGATGCACGAGCACATGCAGGGCCAGATGCCGGCCGAACGCTAG
- the hmpA gene encoding NO-inducible flavohemoprotein, protein MLSAQARPLIAATVPILREHGLAITRHFYQRMLGEHPELKNLFNQGNQAGGEQQQALAGAVYAYAANIDRPEVLGPVLERIAHKHASLGITPAQYTIVGKHLLASIGEVLGDAVTPAIAAAWDEAYWLLAVELIAREARLYHAASLTPDSHWQQLKVVARQPQGELAESFTLAREDGLPLPAFRPGQYVSVALNLPAGGLRQIRQYSLSGAPGDANWQITVKRESGDGERPAGAVSNLLLDTVKRGDLLDVGPAFGDFVLDDAETGPVVLISAGVGVTPMVSMLHALSRAQQHRPVVFVHAARNGRQHVLRDAVAELAERHPGVEQIVFYEVPHADDRDGVDYDYKGRMALDTIRDAVILPDASYYLCGPLPFMREQRRALMDCGVDVERIRYEVFGPDLLTGMA, encoded by the coding sequence ATGCTGTCTGCCCAAGCCCGCCCCCTGATCGCCGCCACGGTGCCCATCCTGCGCGAACACGGGCTCGCCATCACTCGCCACTTTTACCAGCGCATGCTGGGCGAGCATCCCGAGCTGAAGAACCTGTTCAACCAGGGCAACCAAGCCGGTGGCGAGCAACAGCAGGCGCTGGCCGGCGCCGTGTATGCCTACGCGGCCAATATCGACCGGCCCGAGGTGCTGGGCCCGGTGCTCGAGCGCATCGCACACAAGCATGCGAGCCTCGGCATCACCCCGGCGCAATACACGATCGTCGGCAAGCACCTGCTGGCCTCGATCGGCGAGGTGCTTGGCGATGCCGTCACACCGGCCATTGCTGCCGCCTGGGATGAAGCCTACTGGCTGCTGGCGGTGGAGCTGATCGCACGCGAGGCGCGGCTCTACCATGCCGCGAGCCTGACGCCGGACAGCCATTGGCAGCAACTCAAGGTGGTGGCACGGCAGCCCCAGGGCGAGCTGGCCGAGTCGTTCACGCTGGCGCGCGAAGATGGCCTGCCCTTGCCAGCCTTCCGCCCTGGGCAATACGTGAGTGTTGCGTTGAACCTGCCTGCTGGCGGGCTGCGCCAGATCCGCCAGTACAGCCTGTCGGGCGCCCCCGGCGACGCGAACTGGCAGATTACCGTCAAGCGCGAGAGCGGCGACGGTGAGCGCCCTGCCGGCGCGGTCTCCAATCTGCTGCTCGACACCGTCAAACGTGGTGACCTGCTCGACGTCGGCCCGGCATTCGGTGATTTCGTGCTGGATGACGCGGAAACGGGCCCGGTGGTGCTGATCAGCGCCGGCGTGGGGGTGACGCCGATGGTCAGTATGCTGCACGCGCTGAGCCGTGCGCAGCAGCATCGCCCCGTGGTGTTCGTTCACGCTGCCCGCAATGGCCGTCAGCATGTGCTGCGCGACGCGGTGGCCGAGCTCGCCGAGCGCCATCCCGGCGTGGAGCAGATCGTGTTCTACGAGGTGCCGCACGCCGACGACCGCGACGGCGTCGATTACGACTACAAGGGCCGCATGGCGCTCGACACGATCCGCGACGCCGTCATCCTGCCCGATGCCAGCTACTACCTGTGCGGGCCGCTGCCCTTCATGCGGGAACAGCGGCGTGCGTTGATGGACTGTGGCGTGGACGTTGAACGCATCCGCTACGAGGTGTTCGGGCCGGATCTGCTGACTGGCATGGCCTGA
- a CDS encoding DJ-1/PfpI family protein, whose amino-acid sequence MSKQLLILAGDYVEDYELMVPFQALQMVGYTVHAVCPDKRGGDVIRTAIHDFEGDQTYTEKRGHNFTLNLSFADVVPADYAGLVIAGGRAPEYIRLNPKVLEITRHFFEHDKPVAAVCHGIQVLTAAGVVKGRKLTAYPAVGPEVTLAGGEYVNVPVDQAVVDGKLVTAPAWPAHPIWLARFLDVLGAKITL is encoded by the coding sequence ATGAGCAAGCAATTACTGATCCTGGCCGGGGATTATGTCGAGGACTACGAGCTGATGGTGCCGTTCCAGGCACTGCAGATGGTCGGCTACACCGTGCACGCGGTCTGTCCCGACAAGCGCGGCGGCGACGTGATCCGCACCGCCATACACGACTTCGAGGGCGACCAGACCTACACCGAGAAGCGCGGCCACAACTTCACGCTGAACCTGAGCTTCGCCGACGTGGTGCCGGCCGATTATGCCGGCCTGGTCATTGCCGGCGGGCGGGCGCCGGAGTACATCCGACTGAACCCGAAGGTGCTCGAGATCACGCGCCATTTCTTCGAACACGACAAGCCGGTTGCCGCCGTGTGCCATGGCATCCAGGTGCTCACGGCCGCCGGCGTGGTGAAGGGGCGCAAGCTGACGGCCTACCCCGCCGTGGGCCCGGAAGTCACGCTGGCCGGCGGTGAGTATGTCAACGTGCCGGTCGATCAGGCCGTCGTCGACGGCAAGCTGGTCACCGCACCGGCTTGGCCCGCCCATCCGATCTGGCTGGCCAGGTTCCTCGACGTGCTTGGCGCGAAGATCACGCTCTGA
- a CDS encoding sigma-54-dependent transcriptional regulator: MAMSKRDTGSTKHVLVIDDEPDIRELLELTLLRMGLEVTPAGTVKDALAKLAGQHFDLCLTDMRLPDGEGLQIVQHIQKQGLDIPIAVITAYGSTENAVLALKAGAFDYLSKPIVLEQLRTLIKSALNLDRSTAGTAAAGRKGSAESRFLGASPALQTAREMIDKLARSNAPVYITGESGSGKERAARMIHEKSARAAKPFVPVNCGAIPENLMESEFFGYKKGAFTGADQEREGFFQAANGGTLFLDEVADLPLMMQVKLLRVIQEKKVRKLGSPSEETMDVRIISATHQNLGDCVEAGRFRQDLYYRLNVIELRMPPLREMRDDIPIIAEAVLARVAEQLGLGLPTLDPAALKALMHYDFPGNVRELENILERALALSDGQHIEEADLQLTPSSSEDESFIQAAGGDKYPLQDYLDRIEKEAILEALEKTRFNRTAAAKVLGITFRSMRYRMERLSIN, translated from the coding sequence ATGGCAATGAGCAAACGAGACACAGGCAGCACCAAACACGTACTGGTGATCGACGACGAGCCCGACATCCGCGAGCTGCTGGAGCTGACGCTGCTGCGCATGGGGCTTGAGGTGACGCCGGCCGGCACGGTCAAGGATGCCCTGGCGAAGCTGGCCGGGCAGCACTTCGACCTGTGCCTGACCGACATGCGCCTACCCGACGGCGAAGGGCTGCAGATCGTGCAGCATATCCAGAAACAGGGCCTGGATATCCCGATTGCCGTCATCACCGCCTATGGCAGCACCGAAAATGCGGTGCTGGCGCTTAAAGCTGGCGCTTTCGACTACCTGTCCAAGCCCATCGTGCTCGAACAATTGCGCACGCTGATCAAATCCGCGCTGAACCTCGACCGCAGCACTGCCGGCACGGCCGCGGCTGGCCGCAAGGGCAGCGCCGAGAGCCGCTTCCTGGGTGCGTCGCCAGCGCTGCAGACGGCGCGCGAGATGATAGACAAGCTCGCGCGCTCCAATGCGCCGGTCTACATCACCGGCGAATCGGGCTCGGGCAAGGAGCGCGCGGCGCGCATGATCCACGAGAAGAGCGCACGCGCCGCCAAGCCCTTTGTGCCGGTGAACTGCGGCGCGATCCCGGAGAACCTGATGGAGAGCGAGTTCTTCGGCTACAAAAAAGGCGCCTTCACCGGCGCCGACCAGGAGCGCGAGGGCTTCTTCCAGGCCGCCAACGGCGGCACGCTGTTCCTCGACGAGGTGGCCGACCTGCCGCTGATGATGCAGGTGAAGCTGCTACGCGTGATCCAGGAAAAGAAGGTGCGCAAGCTCGGCAGCCCGAGCGAGGAAACGATGGACGTGCGCATCATCAGCGCCACCCACCAGAATCTCGGCGATTGTGTCGAGGCCGGGCGCTTCCGCCAGGACCTGTATTACCGCCTCAACGTGATCGAGCTCAGGATGCCGCCGCTGCGCGAGATGCGCGACGACATACCGATCATCGCCGAGGCCGTGCTGGCGCGCGTCGCCGAGCAGCTCGGGCTCGGCCTGCCGACACTCGACCCGGCGGCGCTCAAGGCGCTGATGCACTATGACTTCCCAGGCAATGTGCGCGAGCTGGAGAACATCCTCGAGCGCGCGCTGGCCTTGTCCGACGGCCAGCACATCGAAGAAGCAGACCTGCAGCTGACCCCGTCGAGCAGCGAGGACGAATCATTCATACAGGCCGCGGGCGGTGACAAGTATCCGTTGCAGGACTACCTCGACCGCATCGAGAAGGAGGCCATCCTCGAGGCGCTGGAAAAAACCCGCTTCAACCGCACCGCAGCGGCCAAGGTGCTTGGCATCACCTTCCGCTCGATGCGCTATCGCATGGAGCGCCTCAGTATCAATTAA